In one Bacillus thuringiensis genomic region, the following are encoded:
- a CDS encoding D-amino-acid transaminase — MGRKLAYEKFVLWNDEVIDTTKQQTYIELEERGLQFGDGVYEVIRLYKGNFHLLDPHITRLYRSMEEIELSLPFSKAELITLLYKLIERNHFHEDGTIYLQVSRGVQARTHIFSYDNPPTIYAYITKKERPALWIEYGIRAISEPDTRWLRCDIKSLNLLPNVLAATKAERKGCKEALLVRNGIVTEGSHSNFFLIKHGTLYTHPANHLILNGIIRQYVLSLANTLHIPVQEELFSVRDVYQADECFFTGTTIEILPMTHLDGTAIQDGQVGPITKKLQKSFNQILLQSNMASS, encoded by the coding sequence ATGGGACGGAAATTGGCATACGAAAAATTTGTACTTTGGAATGATGAAGTTATTGATACAACAAAACAACAAACGTACATAGAACTTGAAGAGAGAGGTTTGCAGTTCGGAGATGGTGTCTACGAGGTGATTCGCCTATATAAAGGGAACTTTCACTTATTAGATCCGCACATAACGAGATTATATCGCTCCATGGAAGAAATAGAATTATCGCTCCCTTTCTCAAAAGCTGAGCTCATCACTTTACTTTACAAATTAATTGAACGAAATCATTTCCATGAAGATGGCACAATTTATTTGCAAGTATCTCGTGGTGTACAAGCTCGCACACATATATTTTCATATGACAACCCTCCGACAATTTATGCCTATATTACAAAAAAAGAAAGACCAGCATTATGGATTGAATATGGTATACGTGCTATATCAGAACCCGATACTCGATGGCTACGCTGTGACATTAAATCATTAAATTTATTACCAAACGTACTAGCTGCTACGAAAGCTGAACGGAAAGGTTGTAAAGAGGCACTTCTCGTAAGGAATGGTATTGTAACGGAAGGAAGCCATTCCAACTTCTTTTTAATTAAACACGGAACTCTTTACACACATCCAGCCAATCACCTTATTTTAAATGGCATTATTCGTCAATATGTCCTTTCTTTAGCGAATACTCTTCACATTCCTGTACAGGAAGAACTTTTCAGCGTTCGTGACGTTTATCAAGCAGATGAATGCTTTTTTACAGGCACAACGATTGAAATTTTACCAATGACCCACCTTGATGGGACCGCGATTCAAGATGGGCAAGTTGGGCCTATCACCAAAAAACTGCAAAAATCTTTTAATCAAATCTTGTTACAATCCAATATGGCCTCTTCTTAA
- a CDS encoding SH3 domain-containing protein has translation MKKYLAGLAAVSVAGGAAPTLDSVQAAPEQNTQKAATTVQASASNSSSYKVNASVLHVRAGSSTSHDIISRVYNGQSLNVIGEENGWFKININGQTGFVSGEFVSKSGAANNNVSTGGNNKVTADVLRVRTAPNTSSSVSGRVYEGQTLNVIGQENGWVKINHNGQVGYVSGEFVSGVSSNAGSSNNNTNNNNQEVKPASGNYTVNVSSLRVRTGPSTSHTTVGSITKGQVVQVVGEVQDWFKINYAGQTAYVSKDYVTKGGSNENVTEGNKQEQNNNGTIQTGGSYVVNATSLRVRTGPAAYHSVIGGVLNGTTLNVVGSENGWFKVNYQGKTGFVSSEFVKFVKGGTTTPEQPKQPEKPNQGAIGDYYINASALNVRSGEGTNYRIIGALPQGQKVQVISENSGWSKINYNGQTGYIGTRYLSKTPVGGAVDNKPNNNQNNNQNNNNNNNTGNNSGDSSSVLAYAKSMQGVPYVWGGTSANGVDCSGYIYHVFKKFGHNISRQSVAGYWSSLPKTSSPQPGDLIYFQNTYKSGPSHMGIYLGGGSFIQAGDKGVAIDSLSKSYWKSHFLGYTKAP, from the coding sequence ATGAAAAAGTATCTTGCCGGTCTTGCGGCAGTGTCTGTAGCAGGAGGAGCAGCACCTACACTTGATAGTGTTCAAGCTGCACCTGAACAAAATACACAAAAAGCTGCTACAACTGTCCAAGCTTCTGCATCAAACAGCTCATCTTATAAGGTAAACGCGAGCGTATTACATGTTCGTGCAGGATCAAGCACTTCTCACGACATCATCTCACGCGTTTATAACGGTCAATCATTAAACGTGATTGGCGAAGAAAATGGTTGGTTCAAAATTAACATTAATGGACAAACAGGCTTTGTTAGTGGCGAATTTGTATCAAAAAGTGGAGCAGCAAACAACAATGTAAGTACAGGTGGAAACAATAAAGTTACCGCTGATGTATTACGTGTACGTACAGCTCCTAACACATCTAGTTCTGTTTCTGGACGTGTATATGAAGGACAAACATTAAACGTAATTGGACAAGAAAATGGTTGGGTGAAAATTAACCATAATGGACAAGTAGGTTATGTAAGTGGCGAATTCGTATCTGGCGTTTCTTCTAATGCGGGTTCTTCAAACAACAATACGAATAATAACAACCAAGAAGTAAAACCAGCAAGCGGAAACTATACAGTAAATGTATCTTCCCTTCGCGTTCGTACAGGTCCTAGCACTTCTCACACAACTGTAGGTTCTATTACAAAAGGACAAGTAGTACAAGTTGTTGGAGAAGTTCAAGATTGGTTCAAAATCAATTACGCAGGACAAACTGCTTATGTAAGCAAAGACTATGTAACAAAAGGCGGTTCCAACGAAAACGTTACAGAAGGCAACAAACAAGAGCAAAACAATAATGGAACTATTCAAACTGGTGGTTCTTACGTGGTTAACGCTACATCTTTACGTGTTCGTACAGGCCCTGCCGCTTACCATAGTGTAATTGGTGGCGTTTTAAACGGTACAACATTAAACGTAGTTGGATCTGAAAACGGTTGGTTTAAAGTGAATTACCAAGGAAAAACAGGCTTTGTTAGTAGCGAATTTGTAAAATTCGTTAAAGGTGGCACTACTACTCCTGAGCAACCAAAACAACCTGAAAAACCTAACCAAGGTGCAATTGGCGACTACTACATTAATGCTTCTGCACTAAATGTACGTAGCGGCGAAGGTACAAATTATAGAATCATAGGCGCACTTCCACAAGGACAGAAGGTTCAAGTAATCTCTGAAAACTCTGGATGGAGCAAAATTAACTACAACGGTCAAACTGGTTATATCGGAACACGTTATCTGTCTAAAACACCAGTTGGAGGCGCAGTAGATAATAAGCCTAACAATAACCAAAATAACAATCAAAACAATAACAACAATAATAATACAGGCAACAATAGCGGCGACAGTTCTTCCGTACTTGCATACGCAAAATCAATGCAAGGTGTACCATACGTTTGGGGCGGAACTTCTGCCAACGGCGTAGACTGCAGTGGCTACATCTACCACGTATTTAAGAAATTTGGTCATAACATTAGCCGTCAAAGTGTTGCGGGATACTGGAGTAGCCTACCAAAAACTTCAAGTCCACAACCGGGTGACTTAATTTATTTCCAAAACACTTATAAATCTGGTCCTTCACACATGGGTATTTACCTTGGAGGCGGATCGTTTATCCAAGCTGGAGATAAAGGTGTCGCAATCGATTCATTAAGTAAATCTTATTGGAAGAGCCACTTCTTAGGATACACGAAAGCACCTTAA
- a CDS encoding NupC/NupG family nucleoside CNT transporter: MNLLWGIGGLIGVLAIAFLLSSNRKAINWRTILIALALQMSFSFIVLRWDAGKAGLKHAADGVQGLINFSYEGIKFVTGDLVNAKGPWGFVFFIQALLPIVFISSLVAILYYFGIMQKFVSIVGGALSKLLGTSKAESLNSVTTVFLGQTEAPILIKPYLARLTNSEFFTIMVSGMTAVAGSVLVGYAAMGIPLEHLLAAAIMAAPSSLLIAKLIMPETEKVDNNVELSTEREDANVIDAAARGASEGMQLVINVAAMLMAFIALIALLNGLLGWVGSLFDIKLSLDLIFGYLLSPFAILIGVSPGEAIQAASFIGQKLAINEFVAYANLGPHMAEFSDKTNLILTFAICGFANFSSIAIQLGVTGTLAPTRRKQIAQLGIKAVIAGTLANFLNAAVAGMMFL; the protein is encoded by the coding sequence ATGAATCTTTTATGGGGAATTGGCGGCTTGATTGGAGTATTAGCAATTGCTTTCTTACTATCTTCCAACCGCAAAGCTATTAATTGGCGCACAATTTTAATTGCGCTAGCATTACAAATGTCATTTTCATTTATCGTATTACGATGGGACGCTGGTAAAGCAGGTTTAAAACACGCTGCTGACGGTGTTCAAGGATTAATTAATTTTTCTTACGAGGGTATTAAGTTCGTTACTGGGGATTTAGTCAACGCAAAGGGACCTTGGGGATTTGTATTCTTTATTCAAGCACTACTTCCAATCGTATTTATTAGTTCATTAGTAGCAATCTTATATTATTTTGGTATTATGCAGAAATTTGTTAGCATCGTTGGTGGTGCATTAAGTAAACTTCTTGGAACTTCTAAAGCAGAAAGCCTAAACTCAGTAACGACTGTATTTTTAGGACAAACTGAAGCTCCAATCTTAATTAAACCTTACTTAGCACGCTTAACAAATAGTGAATTCTTCACTATTATGGTAAGCGGTATGACAGCTGTTGCTGGATCTGTTCTTGTCGGTTATGCAGCAATGGGTATTCCGTTAGAGCACTTATTAGCAGCTGCAATTATGGCGGCTCCATCGAGCTTATTAATTGCGAAACTAATCATGCCAGAGACAGAAAAAGTAGATAATAACGTTGAACTTTCTACAGAACGTGAAGACGCAAATGTTATTGATGCAGCTGCACGCGGCGCATCTGAAGGTATGCAACTTGTTATTAACGTAGCAGCAATGTTAATGGCTTTCATCGCATTAATCGCTTTATTAAATGGATTATTAGGATGGGTTGGTTCTCTGTTCGATATTAAACTTAGCCTCGATTTAATCTTTGGTTACTTATTATCACCATTCGCAATCTTAATCGGGGTTTCTCCTGGTGAAGCGATACAAGCAGCAAGCTTTATCGGTCAAAAACTTGCAATCAACGAATTCGTTGCATACGCAAACTTAGGACCACACATGGCAGAGTTCTCTGACAAAACAAATCTAATTTTAACATTCGCAATCTGTGGATTTGCAAACTTCTCTTCTATCGCAATTCAATTAGGTGTAACAGGAACACTAGCTCCTACTCGCCGTAAACAAATTGCACAATTAGGGATTAAAGCAGTTATCGCTGGTACATTAGCGAACTTCTTAAATGCAGCAGTTGCAGGTATGATGTTCCTATAA
- a CDS encoding diguanylate cyclase — translation MKDKFYKILSMWILQIVFYFTTVYVTKYEHALIFTIIYVIVNVLFLFLADKTAFVFFILGTIISVFYLFYQAWLHLWSTSDQWQYMIIHFLMAANFFIVYITTHLLKKVIHENKTLTERVRTLEQYIGESKLLTRQEFERRQALLTTAMNRRNETGFIIYFDFTSFSKYTKESVMDRVASLLVETVRNDFDLAAEYDNNTLVILLQNTNEAGADIVMNRLKPKMEQWLAAEAIRDIKISREQIGNKGQTLL, via the coding sequence GTGAAAGATAAGTTCTATAAAATCCTCTCTATGTGGATTTTACAAATTGTATTTTATTTTACTACTGTATATGTGACGAAATATGAACATGCGCTCATTTTTACAATAATATACGTAATCGTAAACGTACTATTCTTATTTTTAGCTGACAAAACAGCATTTGTTTTCTTCATACTAGGAACCATTATTTCCGTATTTTATTTGTTTTATCAAGCATGGCTTCATTTATGGAGTACATCAGATCAATGGCAATATATGATTATCCACTTCCTGATGGCAGCTAACTTCTTCATTGTATATATAACAACTCACCTATTGAAAAAAGTGATTCATGAAAATAAAACTTTAACTGAGCGTGTGAGAACATTGGAACAATATATTGGAGAATCCAAATTACTAACAAGACAAGAATTCGAGAGACGCCAAGCGTTATTAACGACTGCAATGAATCGTCGTAATGAAACAGGCTTTATCATTTACTTTGATTTCACTTCCTTTAGTAAATATACGAAGGAAAGTGTTATGGACCGTGTAGCTTCCTTATTAGTTGAAACGGTAAGGAATGATTTTGACCTTGCTGCTGAATATGATAATAATACGCTAGTTATTTTATTACAAAACACAAATGAAGCTGGTGCTGACATTGTAATGAACCGCCTAAAGCCAAAAATGGAGCAATGGCTTGCTGCTGAAGCAATCCGAGATATAAAAATTTCACGCGAGCAAATTGGAAACAAAGGACAGACCCTGTTATGA
- a CDS encoding glycosyltransferase family 2 protein produces MMTLVILLLFLLFCVLVFWISITFSIKYVLIFTAFLFSGLLVYYSFLTIAGLIHRNSKRKDRTLEHYPSVDIFIPAHNEGVVIKDTLEAMAKIEYPGKLTIYLLNDNSQDETPEIGDDFDKAYAHIRHIRVPPGEPKGKSRVLNYGLSISDGEYFCVYDADNQPEPHALRMLVEHAETTEDAVGAVGHVRTVNEKRNWLTRMISLEFQIFQLLMQSGRWLLFQTGSLTGTNMLLRRSALEELGGYDPYAIAEDAELTLRITQKGYLLPIVPESVTWEQEPEHLKILIKQRTRWLQGNLYILEKMFSSLSFFKGKLLVHSLQQVLVYVVFWLFLIISNVWFVIGLLGIFQIQYSIPLLFMWYVAYITYVSQLFSAQSVERTFTPTNIFISVIMYFTYAQLFTYLFIRSLILYLRAKSKKQVIGWDKTVRFKKDK; encoded by the coding sequence ATGATGACTCTCGTTATACTTCTTTTATTCCTTCTGTTTTGCGTACTCGTTTTTTGGATCAGTATCACATTTTCAATTAAATATGTACTTATTTTTACGGCTTTTCTATTCTCTGGCTTACTCGTTTACTACTCTTTCTTAACAATCGCGGGCCTAATTCACCGAAATAGTAAACGAAAAGATCGTACATTAGAACATTATCCGAGCGTCGATATTTTCATACCTGCCCATAATGAAGGCGTCGTTATTAAAGATACTTTAGAAGCAATGGCTAAGATTGAGTATCCTGGAAAGCTAACTATTTATTTATTAAATGATAACTCTCAAGACGAAACACCTGAAATCGGCGATGATTTTGACAAGGCTTATGCTCATATTCGCCACATTCGTGTTCCCCCTGGTGAACCGAAGGGTAAATCACGTGTACTAAACTATGGGCTTAGTATTTCAGATGGTGAATACTTCTGTGTGTACGATGCAGATAACCAACCTGAACCACACGCACTGCGAATGCTTGTAGAGCACGCTGAAACAACTGAAGATGCTGTTGGAGCTGTTGGACATGTTCGTACAGTAAACGAAAAGCGAAACTGGCTGACGCGAATGATTTCACTGGAATTTCAAATCTTCCAGCTCCTTATGCAATCTGGACGCTGGTTACTATTCCAAACAGGCTCACTGACAGGAACAAATATGCTTCTTCGTCGCTCCGCACTAGAAGAGCTTGGTGGCTATGATCCTTATGCAATTGCAGAAGATGCTGAATTAACATTACGAATTACACAAAAAGGTTATCTCTTACCAATCGTCCCAGAATCAGTTACTTGGGAACAAGAACCAGAGCATTTAAAAATTCTTATTAAACAACGTACACGTTGGCTCCAAGGGAATTTATATATTTTAGAAAAAATGTTCTCATCATTAAGTTTCTTTAAAGGAAAGCTGCTTGTTCATTCCTTACAACAAGTTCTAGTGTATGTTGTATTTTGGCTATTCCTAATCATTTCAAACGTTTGGTTTGTAATTGGGCTACTCGGGATATTCCAAATTCAATATAGCATTCCGCTACTATTTATGTGGTATGTCGCATATATTACATATGTTTCTCAATTATTTAGTGCCCAGAGTGTCGAACGAACCTTTACACCGACTAATATTTTTATTAGCGTTATTATGTACTTTACGTACGCACAGCTCTTTACGTACTTATTTATTCGTAGCTTAATCTTATACTTACGTGCAAAGAGCAAGAAACAAGTCATTGGCTGGGATAAGACAGTTCGATTTAAAAAAGATAAATAA
- the opuD gene encoding glycine betaine transporter OpuD has product MRKLTKTFIVSLTLCIAFTIWGIIPESIIGKGSLGNVTTAIQTALVSKFGWFYIISVSIILGVSIFLIVSKYGSIRLGKDDDEPDYSYMTWFAMLFSAGMGIGLVFWGVAEPLNHLYAPPFGEGATEESARLALRFSFFHWGLHPWGLYAFVALCIAYFTFRKGKASTISATVGPLFKGGEHGRIAHSFDVLAVFATVFGVATSLGLGAKQIAGGVSYLTSIPNSLTTQLVIIAIVTVLFMLSAQTGLDKGIKYLSNTNIIFAFALMIIVLFAGPTNFIMNYFTSTIGSYIQELPSMSFRLSPLDEGGNQWIQSWTIFYWAWWIAWSPFVGTFIARVSRGRTIREFVIGVLLVPTIIGALWFSVFGGTGIHMELFGDAHIFEKIKEMGTEVGLFAMFDQMGSFGSALSVLAILLISTFFITSADSATFVLGMLTTHGSLNPPNRIKMIWGIVLAALASILLYVGGLEALQTAAIIAAFPFVFVIFFMMAALFKELQKEGRRKRH; this is encoded by the coding sequence ATGAGGAAACTGACAAAAACATTCATCGTTTCATTAACATTATGTATTGCATTTACAATTTGGGGGATTATTCCCGAATCTATTATTGGAAAAGGTAGCTTAGGAAATGTAACAACCGCAATTCAAACTGCATTAGTTAGTAAGTTCGGGTGGTTTTATATTATTTCCGTTTCTATTATTTTAGGTGTGTCTATCTTTTTAATTGTTTCGAAATACGGTTCTATTCGTTTAGGTAAAGATGATGACGAACCTGATTATAGTTATATGACATGGTTTGCTATGTTATTTAGTGCTGGTATGGGTATCGGCTTAGTCTTCTGGGGCGTTGCCGAACCATTAAACCATTTATACGCACCTCCGTTTGGAGAAGGTGCAACTGAGGAAAGTGCGCGCCTTGCACTGCGTTTTTCATTTTTCCATTGGGGATTACATCCTTGGGGACTATATGCGTTTGTAGCGTTATGTATTGCTTACTTTACCTTTAGAAAAGGAAAAGCAAGTACGATTAGTGCGACAGTAGGTCCGTTATTTAAGGGCGGGGAACACGGGCGTATTGCTCATTCATTTGATGTGTTAGCTGTTTTCGCAACTGTGTTTGGTGTTGCAACGTCATTAGGTCTCGGGGCGAAACAAATTGCAGGTGGTGTTAGTTATTTAACATCTATCCCGAACTCATTAACGACTCAGTTAGTTATTATTGCAATCGTAACAGTATTATTTATGTTATCTGCGCAAACAGGTCTTGATAAAGGAATTAAATATTTAAGTAATACGAACATTATTTTTGCGTTTGCACTTATGATTATTGTATTATTTGCGGGTCCAACAAACTTTATTATGAATTACTTCACTTCAACAATCGGTTCTTACATTCAAGAATTGCCAAGCATGAGCTTCCGTTTAAGTCCATTAGACGAAGGTGGAAACCAATGGATTCAATCGTGGACAATTTTCTATTGGGCATGGTGGATTGCATGGTCACCGTTCGTAGGTACGTTTATTGCTCGTGTTTCACGAGGACGTACCATTCGTGAGTTTGTAATCGGTGTGTTACTCGTACCGACAATAATTGGTGCCCTTTGGTTCTCTGTTTTCGGCGGAACAGGTATTCATATGGAGCTGTTTGGTGATGCACATATCTTTGAAAAAATTAAAGAGATGGGAACAGAAGTAGGATTGTTTGCTATGTTTGATCAGATGGGAAGCTTTGGATCAGCTTTATCTGTTCTAGCGATTCTTCTTATTTCTACATTCTTTATTACATCTGCAGATTCTGCGACATTCGTTTTAGGGATGTTAACGACACATGGTAGTTTAAACCCACCAAATCGCATTAAAATGATTTGGGGTATCGTTCTAGCCGCGCTAGCTTCTATCTTATTATATGTTGGTGGATTAGAAGCCTTACAAACGGCAGCTATCATTGCAGCATTCCCGTTCGTTTTTGTTATTTTCTTTATGATGGCAGCATTATTTAAAGAGTTACAAAAAGAAGGACGTAGGAAGCGTCATTAA
- a CDS encoding cell wall-binding protein EntA, producing the protein MKKLIGIATAAVFGLGIFTSSANAETVVTTDVLNVRENPTTESKVVGKLLNGNKIDVQNTENGWSKVTLDGKDAFVSAEFTKSIYYVTANVLNVRAEANTNSEILGKLKKDDVIETTNQVQNEWLQFEYNGKTAYVHVPFLTGTAPVIEKQETTAPAKAEAPAKAQTPAAQAKPAAKPAVKAAETSTPSGGRELTVVATAYTAHPSENGGTYGGRVLTAMGHDLTANPNMKMIAVDPKVIPLGSKVWVEGYGEAIAGDTGGAIKGNRIDILLGSDSAAQKWGRKTVKVKILK; encoded by the coding sequence ATGAAAAAATTAATTGGTATAGCAACAGCAGCAGTTTTTGGTCTTGGGATTTTCACATCATCTGCTAATGCAGAAACTGTTGTAACAACAGACGTACTAAACGTACGCGAAAACCCTACTACGGAATCAAAAGTTGTCGGTAAATTACTAAACGGTAATAAAATAGATGTTCAAAATACAGAAAACGGATGGTCAAAAGTTACTTTAGACGGTAAAGACGCATTCGTAAGTGCAGAGTTCACAAAAAGCATCTACTACGTAACAGCTAACGTATTAAACGTACGTGCTGAAGCGAACACAAACTCAGAAATTCTTGGAAAGTTGAAGAAAGACGATGTAATCGAAACAACGAACCAAGTACAAAATGAGTGGTTACAATTTGAATATAACGGGAAAACAGCTTATGTTCATGTTCCTTTCTTAACAGGTACAGCACCTGTGATTGAGAAACAAGAAACAACTGCCCCTGCTAAAGCTGAAGCACCAGCTAAGGCTCAAACACCTGCAGCACAAGCAAAACCAGCTGCTAAGCCTGCTGTGAAAGCTGCTGAAACTAGCACACCATCTGGTGGTCGTGAGTTAACTGTGGTAGCTACAGCATATACAGCTCACCCGAGCGAAAACGGTGGCACATATGGCGGCCGTGTATTAACTGCAATGGGTCATGATTTAACTGCGAATCCAAACATGAAAATGATCGCTGTTGACCCGAAAGTAATCCCATTAGGATCTAAAGTATGGGTAGAAGGTTACGGAGAAGCTATCGCTGGAGATACTGGTGGTGCAATTAAAGGTAACCGTATCGACATCCTGCTTGGATCAGATAGTGCTGCTCAAAAATGGGGACGCAAAACTGTTAAAGTGAAAATTTTAAAATAA
- a CDS encoding DUF3910 family protein, which yields MNVEAKVDWIGTPKPYIYKDEVAYDATSIDFSLAGDDNRYKLIMLKSEENTHHKFVRYGIKPGSQKPFPIDIPFEQNMLPIIEQILHDPYVQAILKETHS from the coding sequence ATGAATGTAGAAGCAAAAGTAGACTGGATCGGTACACCAAAACCGTATATATATAAAGATGAAGTAGCATACGACGCTACTTCCATTGACTTTTCACTCGCTGGTGATGACAATCGATATAAATTAATTATGCTCAAGTCTGAAGAAAATACACATCACAAATTTGTCCGATATGGAATCAAACCTGGCTCACAAAAGCCATTTCCTATCGACATTCCATTTGAACAAAACATGTTACCAATTATAGAGCAAATATTACATGATCCGTATGTACAAGCGATATTAAAGGAAACGCACTCATAA